In Afipia sp. P52-10, the sequence GCCGAGCTCGATCGCCCGCATCGCCAACGCGCGCCCGCCGGTGTAGCAATGCAGCACCGCCTTGAACGGTCCGTTGCTGGCGAACTCGTCCTCGAGGATACGCTTGCAGTCGTCGTCAGCTTCGCGCGTATGGATCACCAGCGGCAGCCCGGTCGCCCGCGCCGCCGCGATGTGGGCGCGAAAGCCCCTCGCCTGCGCCTCCGGCGAACCGTTGTCATAGAAGTAGTCGAGCCCCGCCTCGCCCAGCGCCACCACCTTCGGATGCTTGGTCAGTTCGATCAGTTCCTGCGCGGAGATGCCGTCTTCCTCGTCCGCGTGGTGCGGATGGGTGCCGACCGAGCAGTAGACGTTCGGAAAGCGCGTGGCGATCGCGAGCAAGCCCGCAAGCCTACGCACCCGCGTCGAGATCGTCACGATACGGCCAACGCCGGCGGCCTCGGCGCGCGCAACGATCGCGTCGAGGTCGTCCTTGAAATCCGGAAAATCCAGATGGCAGTGGCTGTCGACCAGCATCGTCACGTCGCCTCGGGTTCGACATAGCGTGGGAACACCGGCGCCGGTGGCGGCAGTTGCGTGCCAGCCTGCAGCCGCATTCCGAGCGAGGCGAAGTCTCGCGCATCCGCCGGCAGTGCCAGCAGGTCGAGCAGCTTCGCCGCGGATGCCGGCATGAACGGCTGCGCCAGGATACCGATCTGACGGATCACCTCCGCCGTCACGTACAGCACCGTCTTCTGCCGCGTCGGGTCAGTTTTCGCCAGCGCCCAGGGCGCCTCGCCCGCGAAATAGCGGTTGGCTTCCGCCACCACCGCCCAGATCACGTTCAGCGCCTGATGGAGCTGCTGCGTCTTCATCGCCTCGCGTGCGAGCGCCAGCATGGCATCGGCCTGCGCCAGGATCGCCTTGTCGGTGTCGGAGAAGTCGCTCGGCTCCGGCAGCACGCCACCGAGCTGCTTGCCGATCATCGACAACGAGCGCTGCGCCAAGTTGCCGAGATCGTTGGCGAGGTCGGCATTGGTG encodes:
- a CDS encoding TatD family hydrolase, whose translation is MLVDSHCHLDFPDFKDDLDAIVARAEAAGVGRIVTISTRVRRLAGLLAIATRFPNVYCSVGTHPHHADEEDGISAQELIELTKHPKVVALGEAGLDYFYDNGSPEAQARGFRAHIAAARATGLPLVIHTREADDDCKRILEDEFASNGPFKAVLHCYTGGRALAMRAIELGLSISFTGILTFKNSQTLRDLAAELPADRIMVETDAPYLAPGKQRGKRNEPAFVVETAKVLADTRGVSLEEISRQTTENFFRLFDKVPNAGQAAA